In one window of Pirellulales bacterium DNA:
- a CDS encoding glycine cleavage system protein H encodes MSADLTFLMGKFPARIPADRQYAKNHLWAQPREGTVRFGFSAYAVRLLQDVYFLEWSVDAETPLAERQAIGAIESSKAESDLYAPMAGRLVRFNERLLSDPSGINVDNYGEGWLFEMAGSGESLLSPEEYLAHLETSWAVAQRTIKGQINEE; translated from the coding sequence GTGAGCGCGGATTTGACCTTCCTGATGGGCAAATTCCCAGCGCGGATTCCGGCCGATCGGCAGTACGCCAAGAACCATCTATGGGCACAACCGCGGGAAGGCACGGTCCGCTTCGGTTTTTCGGCTTATGCCGTGCGGCTGCTGCAAGATGTCTACTTCCTGGAGTGGTCGGTCGACGCCGAAACGCCGCTGGCCGAGCGGCAAGCGATCGGGGCCATTGAAAGCTCCAAGGCTGAAAGCGATCTGTATGCTCCCATGGCGGGCCGGCTGGTCCGCTTCAACGAACGCTTGCTGTCGGACCCCTCCGGCATTAACGTAGACAACTACGGCGAGGGCTGGCTGTTCGAAATGGCGGGTAGCGGCGAGTCGCTGCTGTCGCCTGAAGAGTACCTGGCCCACCTTGAAACGAGCTGGGCCGTCGCCCAACGGACGATCAAGGGGCAGATCAACGAAGAATGA
- a CDS encoding VWA domain-containing protein gives MSGTLPTWLERWLGVPAAGSGEGTAWSLDYAWPWAAWATLLFLLAAAAWTVLWYQREAAPAGKLYRWMLAGLRLTLVALLLAMLANYVLSLSRTGLAYVVVVVDDSASMGTVDRYEDEKLRETVARHLKQARLSEATRLNIGKSLLLENNAALLKALARSYKLKLYFVSDSARLQPGDADDLAKVVRDAESLGESTRLGDGLGAVIDDLRGNPPSAVLVFSDGISTDGSTLADAAARARRKGVPLFTVALGSEMPVRDVELSDVLVDEVVFVDDVVNFEFKLSSTGLEGRQAKVVLRRKDDPAPLAETTVTLGKDGETDRGRLAYRPTEVGEYDYLVEVERVDDENQRDNNRQQRHVSVRKEQVRVLLAQSYPSFEFRYLKHLLERDSTVKLRTVLQESDPEYAQLDETALAVFPVRREDLFEYDVIVFGDVNPAFLSGTALAHIKAFVEEKGGGVVFVSGPLYTPAAYRDSPLAELLPIDFESPAGTEPGEIVNDAFEVQPTEAGLAGPTMQLGDSPAETLEIWQRLPPLYWLFAAPALKPAARIWAEHPLRAGPDGRRLPVIVMHYVGSGKVVFHATDETWRWRFRVGDVYFARYWVQTIRFLSRSKLLGKDRSAELTADRREYRRGENVRLRVRFFDDRQAPADDDGVTVIVEREGEKNERLVLHRNAGNRGVFEGLVSRPADGAYHVWVATPTLPGDAPATDFRVVAPPGERARLQTDVAALRRASSETRGRSYTLATAERLLKDLPQGRQVKTDPLPPLPLWNHWLLMVIFLTLLIGEWVLRKARGML, from the coding sequence ATGAGCGGAACATTGCCAACCTGGCTGGAACGGTGGCTGGGCGTTCCGGCCGCCGGTTCCGGAGAAGGCACCGCCTGGTCGCTCGACTATGCCTGGCCGTGGGCCGCCTGGGCCACTCTGCTGTTCCTGCTGGCGGCCGCAGCCTGGACCGTTTTGTGGTATCAGCGAGAGGCGGCGCCGGCGGGCAAACTCTATCGCTGGATGCTGGCCGGTCTGCGGCTGACGCTCGTCGCATTGCTGCTCGCCATGCTGGCCAACTACGTGCTCTCGCTCAGTCGCACCGGGCTGGCGTATGTCGTCGTGGTCGTCGACGATTCGGCCAGCATGGGCACCGTCGACCGTTATGAAGACGAAAAGCTGCGCGAGACGGTCGCCAGGCACCTGAAGCAGGCCCGGTTGAGCGAGGCCACGCGGTTGAACATCGGCAAGAGCCTGCTCTTGGAAAACAACGCCGCGCTGCTCAAGGCATTGGCCCGCAGTTATAAGCTGAAACTTTACTTCGTCTCCGACTCCGCTCGACTTCAGCCCGGCGACGCCGACGATCTGGCCAAAGTGGTCCGCGATGCCGAGAGCCTGGGCGAAAGCACGCGGCTGGGCGACGGCCTTGGCGCCGTCATCGACGATTTGCGGGGCAACCCGCCCAGCGCCGTGTTGGTGTTTTCCGACGGCATCAGCACCGACGGGAGCACGCTGGCCGATGCCGCGGCGCGGGCGCGTCGCAAGGGCGTGCCGCTGTTTACCGTGGCGTTGGGAAGCGAAATGCCGGTCCGCGACGTGGAACTGAGCGACGTGCTGGTCGACGAGGTGGTGTTCGTCGACGACGTGGTCAACTTCGAGTTCAAGCTTTCGTCGACCGGCCTGGAGGGGCGGCAGGCCAAAGTCGTGCTGCGCCGCAAAGACGATCCCGCGCCGCTGGCCGAGACGACCGTCACGCTCGGCAAGGATGGCGAAACGGACCGCGGCCGGCTGGCGTATCGGCCCACCGAGGTGGGCGAATACGATTACCTGGTCGAAGTCGAGCGCGTCGACGACGAAAACCAACGCGACAACAATCGCCAGCAGCGGCACGTCAGTGTGCGAAAAGAGCAGGTCCGCGTGCTGCTGGCCCAATCCTACCCAAGCTTTGAGTTTCGCTATCTGAAGCACCTGCTGGAACGCGACAGCACCGTGAAACTGCGCACGGTGTTGCAGGAGTCCGACCCGGAATACGCCCAGCTCGACGAGACGGCGCTGGCCGTGTTTCCGGTGCGGCGGGAAGATCTGTTCGAGTACGACGTGATCGTTTTCGGCGACGTGAACCCGGCGTTTTTGAGCGGCACGGCGCTGGCGCACATCAAGGCCTTCGTGGAGGAGAAGGGGGGCGGCGTGGTGTTTGTTTCCGGGCCGCTGTACACGCCCGCCGCCTACCGCGACTCACCGCTGGCCGAATTGCTGCCGATCGACTTCGAAAGTCCGGCCGGCACCGAGCCCGGTGAAATCGTCAACGATGCGTTCGAGGTGCAGCCGACCGAGGCGGGCCTGGCCGGTCCCACGATGCAGCTTGGCGACAGCCCGGCGGAGACACTGGAAATCTGGCAACGTCTGCCGCCGCTGTATTGGTTGTTCGCCGCCCCCGCGCTGAAGCCGGCGGCGCGCATCTGGGCCGAGCACCCGTTGCGGGCCGGTCCCGACGGCCGGCGCCTGCCGGTGATCGTGATGCACTACGTCGGCTCCGGCAAAGTGGTGTTTCATGCCACCGACGAAACGTGGCGCTGGCGGTTCCGCGTGGGCGATGTTTACTTCGCGCGCTACTGGGTGCAGACCATTCGCTTTCTGAGCCGCTCGAAGCTGTTGGGCAAAGACCGCTCGGCCGAGCTTACGGCCGACCGCCGCGAATATCGCCGCGGCGAGAACGTCCGGCTGCGGGTGCGGTTTTTCGACGACCGCCAGGCGCCGGCCGACGACGACGGCGTGACCGTGATCGTGGAGCGCGAGGGAGAGAAGAACGAGCGGCTCGTGTTGCACCGCAACGCCGGCAATCGCGGGGTGTTCGAGGGGCTCGTCAGCCGCCCGGCCGACGGCGCCTATCACGTATGGGTTGCCACGCCGACCTTGCCGGGCGACGCGCCGGCGACCGACTTTCGCGTCGTCGCTCCGCCGGGCGAGCGTGCCCGACTGCAAACCGACGTGGCCGCGCTGCGCCGCGCCAGCTCGGAAACGCGCGGCCGGTCGTACACCCTCGCCACGGCGGAGCGGTTGCTGAAAGACTTGCCGCAAGGGAGGCAGGTCAAGACCGACCCCTTGCCACCGCTGCCGCTGTGGAACCACTGGCTGCTGATGGTGATCTTTCTCACGCTGTTGATCGGCGAATGGGTCTTACGAAAGGCCCGCGGGATGCTGTGA
- a CDS encoding DUF1559 domain-containing protein — MVNRTGSARAGFTLVELLVVIAVIGILVALLLPAVQAARESGRRTQCANNMKQLMLSLHQFNDQRGELPPSNFYQIVNQQTGNAAQGSAFYALLPFYEQSNVFTQFTQDGPNRGYLGGQYFPLAPIHVCPSDPTTNNGIAILDGKTATSNYALNLVLFGAQGTFNLQGQSSPYAMGKIPDGTSNTAAMVEASGCFPAYPAIDPQTGTAENFMSWPFPAYLNSAGPYWPNPDELPGQPNYTGLFPLPQIGVTPTLADPNLSQCYHPASMNVAMADGSVRSITTGVSQMSWSAALIPDDGRVPGANW; from the coding sequence ATGGTGAATCGAACCGGATCGGCACGCGCCGGCTTTACGTTGGTGGAGTTGTTGGTCGTCATCGCAGTGATCGGCATCTTGGTCGCGCTGCTGCTGCCGGCCGTGCAAGCCGCGCGAGAGTCGGGCCGCCGCACTCAGTGCGCCAACAATATGAAACAGCTTATGCTCTCGCTGCATCAATTCAACGACCAACGCGGCGAGCTGCCGCCCAGTAATTTCTACCAAATCGTCAACCAACAGACCGGAAACGCCGCCCAAGGCAGCGCTTTCTATGCCCTGTTGCCTTTCTATGAGCAGAGCAACGTGTTCACCCAGTTTACTCAGGACGGACCCAACCGGGGGTATTTGGGAGGCCAGTACTTTCCCCTTGCTCCCATTCATGTCTGCCCGTCCGATCCAACGACCAACAATGGAATTGCCATTCTCGACGGGAAGACCGCCACCTCCAACTACGCGCTAAACCTGGTGTTGTTCGGTGCCCAAGGCACGTTTAATCTGCAGGGGCAATCATCGCCGTATGCCATGGGCAAAATCCCCGACGGCACCTCGAATACGGCGGCCATGGTCGAGGCGTCCGGCTGCTTTCCGGCATACCCGGCGATCGATCCGCAGACCGGCACGGCGGAGAACTTCATGTCGTGGCCTTTTCCGGCCTATCTGAACAGCGCGGGACCCTATTGGCCGAATCCGGATGAATTGCCGGGCCAGCCGAACTATACGGGACTCTTTCCCTTGCCGCAAATCGGCGTCACGCCCACCCTGGCCGATCCGAACCTAAGCCAATGTTATCACCCAGCCTCCATGAACGTCGCCATGGCCGACGGCAGCGTTCGTTCGATCACAACCGGCGTAAGTCAGATGTCGTGGAGCGCCGCCCTGATTCCGGACGACGGGCGGGTTCCGGGGGCGAACTGGTGA
- a CDS encoding PIN domain-containing protein, whose translation MKPLFADTSFFIALMNVEDLVHADAHHYMAREGIDIVTTDWVLVEVGNYLSRRLGRERFEPLVADLLIDPRFGIFNADHEDFESGLQLYHQRQDKHWSMNRLHFIQRDGPRRIDGRPDFGSPL comes from the coding sequence GTGAAACCGCTATTCGCAGACACATCATTTTTCATTGCGCTCATGAACGTCGAAGACCTCGTTCATGCCGACGCCCATCATTACATGGCCCGCGAGGGTATTGACATCGTCACGACCGACTGGGTGCTTGTTGAAGTCGGCAATTATTTGTCACGTCGACTCGGCCGTGAACGATTTGAGCCGCTGGTGGCTGATCTGTTGATCGATCCACGATTCGGTATCTTCAATGCCGACCATGAAGATTTTGAATCGGGCCTCCAACTTTATCACCAGCGGCAGGACAAGCACTGGTCGATGAACCGACTGCATTTCATTCAACGTGATGGACCGCGAAGGATTGACGGACGCCCTGACTTCGGATCACCACTTTGA
- a CDS encoding NAD-dependent epimerase/dehydratase family protein, which yields MHALVTGASGFLGLDLVEQLVARGDCVRAFCRRPSPELEALGVETLLGDVRDAEATAAACQRIDVVFHVAAVAGIWGPWKHFYETNTLGTRHVIAGCLRHGVQKLVYTSSPSVTFDGQEQCGIDESAPYPERWLCHYPHTKALAEQEVLAANGRDGLLTCALRPHLIWGPRDRQLVPRVIDRARQKQLIRVGDGKNLIDMVFVENAALAHLQAADCLLPASPVAGSAYFISQGEPVNCWHWIDGLLALAGLPAVQRSISTRAAYSIGAVLEAGYATLGKVEEPRMTRFLALQLGKSHYFSIERARRDFGYAPRVTTAEGMRRLKSKLSNGHGP from the coding sequence ATGCATGCTCTTGTCACCGGGGCCAGCGGCTTTCTGGGGCTCGACCTTGTCGAGCAGCTCGTCGCGCGCGGCGACTGCGTGCGCGCCTTTTGCCGGCGGCCATCGCCGGAACTGGAGGCCCTGGGCGTGGAAACCCTCTTGGGCGACGTGCGCGACGCGGAGGCCACCGCGGCCGCCTGCCAGCGAATCGACGTCGTCTTTCACGTCGCCGCGGTGGCCGGCATCTGGGGACCGTGGAAGCACTTCTATGAAACGAACACGCTCGGCACGCGGCACGTGATTGCCGGTTGCCTGCGGCACGGCGTGCAAAAGCTGGTTTACACCAGCAGCCCCAGCGTGACCTTCGACGGGCAAGAGCAATGCGGCATCGACGAAAGCGCGCCGTATCCCGAACGCTGGCTCTGCCACTATCCGCACACCAAGGCTTTGGCCGAGCAAGAAGTGTTGGCGGCCAACGGACGCGACGGCCTGCTCACCTGCGCTTTGCGGCCGCACCTGATCTGGGGACCGCGCGACCGGCAGCTCGTGCCGCGCGTGATCGACCGGGCACGGCAGAAGCAACTCATCCGCGTCGGCGACGGCAAAAATCTGATCGACATGGTGTTCGTCGAAAACGCCGCTCTGGCTCACCTGCAAGCGGCCGACTGCTTGTTGCCCGCTTCGCCGGTGGCCGGCAGCGCCTATTTCATCAGCCAGGGAGAGCCGGTGAACTGCTGGCACTGGATCGACGGGCTTCTGGCACTGGCCGGATTGCCGGCCGTCCAACGGTCGATTTCGACTCGGGCCGCATACTCGATCGGCGCGGTGCTGGAAGCGGGCTATGCGACGCTTGGAAAGGTCGAAGAACCGCGGATGACGCGATTTCTGGCGTTGCAGCTTGGCAAGTCGCACTACTTCAGCATCGAGCGGGCGCGGCGAGATTTCGGTTACGCGCCGCGCGTCACGACGGCTGAGGGCATGCGACGGCTGAAGAGCAAGCTAAGCAATGGACACGGGCCGTAG
- a CDS encoding SDR family oxidoreductase codes for MSLLDRLFGLNDEVAAVIGGAGRIGKALCRALAFAGADVAILDIDVAAAEALAADLRAATGRRLLPLAIDATREEQLAEAVATITHHLRPPVMLVNSAQFRGAGFYSSNVEDYPREAWDKVLETNLTAVHLACQAFGRSMIAHGGGRIVNLASTYGLVSADPRIYGASGVNSPVAYGAAKAGVIQLTRYLAVHWRDKNIRVNCLVPGGVFDNQSPEFVANYCERTPLGRMAEPEDYQGAVLFMLSRASDYMTGSVVTVDGGWTAW; via the coding sequence ATGTCGCTCCTCGACCGTCTCTTCGGCCTCAACGACGAAGTGGCCGCCGTCATCGGCGGGGCGGGCCGCATCGGCAAAGCGCTTTGCCGGGCACTCGCTTTCGCCGGCGCCGATGTGGCCATCCTCGATATCGACGTCGCGGCCGCCGAAGCCCTGGCCGCCGACCTGCGAGCGGCCACGGGCCGGCGACTGCTGCCGCTGGCCATCGATGCCACACGCGAAGAACAACTTGCCGAAGCCGTGGCGACGATTACCCACCATCTTAGACCGCCCGTCATGCTCGTCAACTCGGCCCAGTTCCGTGGCGCCGGCTTCTATTCGTCGAACGTCGAAGATTATCCGCGCGAAGCCTGGGACAAGGTGCTCGAGACCAATCTCACGGCCGTCCATCTGGCCTGCCAGGCGTTTGGCCGGTCCATGATTGCCCACGGCGGCGGACGCATCGTCAACCTGGCTTCGACCTACGGCCTGGTGTCGGCCGATCCACGCATTTACGGAGCTTCCGGTGTGAATTCTCCGGTGGCCTATGGCGCCGCCAAGGCGGGCGTCATTCAGCTCACGCGTTACCTGGCCGTCCACTGGCGCGACAAGAACATCCGCGTGAATTGCCTGGTGCCGGGCGGCGTGTTCGACAACCAGTCGCCCGAATTCGTGGCCAATTACTGCGAGCGCACGCCGCTGGGCCGCATGGCCGAGCCGGAAGACTATCAGGGCGCCGTGCTGTTCATGCTCTCGCGGGCCAGCGACTACATGACCGGCTCGGTCGTCACCGTGGACGGCGGCTGGACCGCCTGGTGA
- a CDS encoding ATP-dependent DNA helicase RecQ, giving the protein MDLSSARELLRKQFGFDDFRPGQSDVIGHLLSGRSAAAVFPTGGGKSLCYQLPAQLISGLTIVVSPLIALMKDQIDGLKRRGVAAERLDSTLSAEESSSVMRRVRDGSLRLLYVAPERFNNERFRESMARIKIGLFAVDEAHCISEWGHSFRPDYLKLARFAKTYRAERVLALTATATPQVLDDVCREFAIEPRCAVRTGFYRPNLTLVTTPVAAAERDALLLKRLQGSPTGPTIVYVTLQRTAEAVAERLAAAGLSARPYHAGMEDDARDHVQEWFMQSQAGIVVATIAFGMGVDKADIRYVYHYNLAKSLENYSQEIGRAGRDGKKSTCELLVCPDDLCALENFAHGDTPTRASVRGLLGDVFANAGDFDISTYECASRHDIRPLVVQTLLTYLELDGYLEAGTPFYSRYSFQPLVSSQEMLSRFEGERREFLASVLRHTEKARTWFHIDLDKTADVIQQPRDRIVRAFDYLAEQRLVELKAEGVRQTYRLLKKPGDLEALADDLFRRLTEREQREIERLQAVLSLAGHDGCQVALLAGHFGERLAKPCGHCSWCTNGGQPTRLLPRPQRAIDDATWRRAQALAAEKHDVLGEPRALARFLCGLTSPRLSAARLGGNPLFGAFADVPFAKVLERAVK; this is encoded by the coding sequence ATGGACCTTTCTTCCGCGCGCGAGCTGCTGCGCAAGCAATTCGGTTTCGATGATTTCCGTCCGGGCCAGAGCGACGTGATCGGCCACCTGCTCTCCGGCCGCTCGGCCGCCGCAGTCTTTCCCACGGGCGGCGGCAAGTCGTTGTGTTATCAATTGCCGGCGCAACTGATCTCCGGCCTGACGATCGTCGTCTCGCCGTTGATCGCGCTGATGAAAGACCAGATCGACGGGCTGAAGCGCCGCGGCGTGGCCGCCGAACGGCTCGATTCGACGCTCTCGGCCGAAGAGTCGTCGAGCGTGATGCGGCGGGTGCGCGACGGCAGCCTGCGGCTGCTCTACGTGGCGCCCGAGCGGTTCAACAACGAGCGGTTCCGCGAGTCGATGGCCCGCATCAAGATCGGCCTGTTCGCGGTCGACGAAGCGCACTGCATTTCGGAATGGGGCCACAGCTTCCGGCCCGACTACTTGAAGCTGGCCCGTTTCGCCAAGACCTACCGCGCCGAGCGCGTGCTGGCGCTCACCGCCACGGCCACGCCCCAGGTGCTCGACGACGTCTGCCGCGAATTCGCCATCGAGCCGCGCTGCGCCGTGCGCACCGGTTTTTATCGTCCCAACCTGACGCTGGTCACCACGCCCGTCGCGGCGGCCGAGCGCGACGCCCTGCTGCTCAAGCGGCTGCAAGGCTCTCCGACGGGACCGACGATTGTCTATGTCACACTGCAGCGCACGGCTGAGGCGGTGGCCGAGCGTCTGGCCGCCGCGGGCCTCTCGGCCCGGCCGTATCACGCCGGCATGGAAGACGACGCGCGTGACCACGTGCAAGAGTGGTTCATGCAGTCGCAGGCCGGGATCGTGGTGGCCACGATCGCTTTCGGCATGGGCGTCGATAAGGCCGACATCCGCTACGTCTACCATTACAATCTGGCCAAGAGCCTGGAGAACTACTCGCAGGAGATCGGCCGGGCAGGCCGCGACGGCAAGAAATCGACGTGCGAGCTGCTCGTCTGCCCTGACGATCTGTGCGCTCTGGAGAACTTCGCCCACGGCGATACACCCACGCGGGCCAGCGTGCGCGGCCTGCTCGGCGACGTGTTCGCCAACGCGGGCGACTTCGACATCTCGACCTACGAGTGCGCCAGCCGTCACGATATCCGGCCGCTGGTGGTGCAGACGCTGTTGACATATCTGGAACTCGACGGCTATCTCGAAGCGGGCACGCCATTTTACTCGCGCTACAGCTTTCAGCCGCTGGTCTCGTCGCAAGAGATGCTGTCGCGGTTCGAGGGGGAGCGACGCGAGTTTCTGGCCAGCGTGCTCAGGCACACCGAGAAGGCCCGGACGTGGTTCCACATCGATCTCGACAAGACGGCTGACGTCATCCAGCAGCCGCGCGACCGCATCGTGCGGGCCTTCGACTACCTCGCCGAGCAGCGGCTGGTCGAGCTCAAGGCCGAGGGAGTGCGGCAGACCTACCGCTTGCTGAAGAAGCCCGGCGATCTGGAGGCGTTGGCCGACGATCTTTTCCGCCGCTTGACGGAGCGCGAGCAGCGCGAGATCGAGCGGTTGCAAGCGGTGTTGTCGTTGGCCGGCCACGACGGCTGCCAGGTGGCGTTGTTGGCCGGGCATTTCGGCGAGCGGCTGGCGAAGCCGTGCGGCCACTGCTCCTGGTGTACCAACGGAGGCCAGCCGACGCGATTGCTGCCGCGGCCGCAACGGGCGATCGACGACGCGACCTGGCGGCGTGCCCAGGCGTTGGCCGCTGAGAAACACGACGTGCTGGGCGAGCCGCGCGCTTTGGCCCGTTTCCTTTGCGGCCTGACGTCACCGCGGCTCAGCGCCGCGCGGCTCGGCGGCAATCCGCTTTTCGGCGCCTTCGCCGACGTACCGTTCGCCAAGGTGTTGGAGCGGGCTGTAAAATAG
- a CDS encoding ferredoxin family protein yields MAMPNKLTVVISQGQSANPVKRKLEEDIVAGLLFERGVEVTVIPHLYDLPPDGTGMLCLQSITGNMVVLSWLFPRAAHWTLDRNGIHGRVGTSLLVAEEDESDEDEIDEEAGDETHRVADDRPMPDRTIYCIDLRAGNEAATFMEEVRRITAETSVQTVGIDLMGWIKGAPKPEQLDRYLHSGNGNGNGKPPVGSAAASPPPIPDPEPPTPVRIDEPTARRWYPVIDYSRCTNCLECLDFCLFGVYGISSAEAILVEQPDNCRKGCPACSRVCPENAIIFPQHKSPAIAGSANGEAGGLKIDLSKLFGAPDALQVAVLERDVELVAAGKEAVGMTIGIPKRQPEKDDGPKDELDRLMDQLDLDL; encoded by the coding sequence ATGGCAATGCCCAATAAACTCACCGTCGTCATCTCTCAGGGCCAGAGCGCCAACCCGGTCAAACGGAAGCTGGAAGAAGACATCGTCGCCGGGCTGCTCTTCGAGCGGGGCGTCGAGGTGACCGTGATTCCGCACTTGTACGACCTGCCGCCCGACGGCACCGGCATGCTCTGTCTGCAAAGCATCACGGGCAACATGGTCGTGTTGAGCTGGCTCTTTCCCCGGGCCGCCCATTGGACGCTTGACCGCAACGGCATCCACGGCCGCGTCGGCACCAGCCTGCTCGTGGCTGAGGAGGACGAAAGCGATGAGGATGAAATCGACGAAGAGGCCGGCGACGAGACGCACCGCGTGGCCGACGATCGGCCCATGCCCGACCGCACCATCTACTGCATCGACCTGCGGGCAGGCAACGAGGCGGCCACCTTCATGGAAGAGGTCCGCCGCATCACGGCCGAAACGTCGGTGCAGACGGTCGGCATCGACCTGATGGGTTGGATCAAAGGCGCTCCCAAGCCCGAACAACTCGATCGCTATCTGCACTCCGGCAACGGCAACGGGAACGGAAAGCCACCGGTAGGTTCTGCCGCTGCCTCCCCACCCCCAATCCCCGACCCCGAGCCACCAACCCCCGTCCGCATCGACGAACCGACCGCCCGTCGCTGGTATCCGGTGATCGACTACAGCCGTTGCACGAACTGTCTGGAGTGCCTCGATTTCTGCCTGTTCGGCGTGTATGGCATTTCGTCGGCCGAGGCGATCCTGGTGGAGCAGCCCGACAACTGCCGCAAGGGCTGCCCGGCGTGCAGCCGCGTTTGCCCGGAGAACGCCATTATCTTCCCGCAGCACAAGTCGCCGGCGATTGCCGGCAGTGCCAACGGCGAGGCGGGCGGACTGAAGATCGACCTCTCCAAGTTGTTCGGCGCCCCGGACGCCTTGCAAGTGGCCGTGCTGGAGCGCGACGTCGAGTTGGTCGCGGCCGGTAAGGAGGCGGTCGGCATGACCATCGGCATCCCCAAGCGTCAGCCCGAAAAGGACGACGGTCCCAAGGACGAGCTGGACCGTTTGATGGACCAGCTCGACTTGGATCTTTAG